The Chitinophagales bacterium genome has a segment encoding these proteins:
- a CDS encoding asparagine synthetase B, with product MKKLGFVILILSITLKSYASFILIPMDETQTNHLKAYGIAYWVLEKGVSLDWLLNYKGGSFAMSYNALFEKECLIRDVKYQVIPDATMSSILAEIAEPEVNMDAVRLEKPPKVAVYSPKTKSPWDDAVTLALTYAEIPYEVIYDEEIIEGKLPMYDWLHLHHEDFTGQYGKFWSAYKNADWYINQVNEYETRAKNLGFMKVSQEKLAVAQKIRDFVMGGGFMFAMCSATDSYDIALSAAGVDICAQMFDGDGADPNAQAKLNYDNCFAFENFKLSNNPWEYEYSNIDINPSGRDQSSDYFSLFDFSAKWDQVPAMLTQNHERVIKGFMGQTTAFNDNIIKKDVLIMGENRSKQEAKYIHGTFGNGTWTFYGGHDPEDYQHRVGDPPTDLNLHPNSPGYRLILNNILFPAAKKKKQKT from the coding sequence ATGAAAAAACTCGGTTTTGTCATATTAATTCTGTCCATAACACTAAAAAGTTATGCTTCGTTTATACTCATTCCAATGGATGAGACGCAAACCAATCACTTAAAAGCATATGGTATTGCTTATTGGGTATTAGAAAAAGGCGTAAGCTTAGATTGGTTACTCAATTACAAAGGTGGTAGCTTTGCTATGTCGTATAATGCTTTGTTTGAAAAAGAATGTTTAATTAGAGATGTCAAATATCAAGTTATTCCAGATGCTACGATGTCTTCAATTTTGGCAGAAATAGCAGAACCAGAAGTCAATATGGATGCAGTGCGACTAGAAAAACCACCTAAAGTAGCAGTCTACTCACCAAAAACAAAAAGTCCTTGGGACGATGCTGTTACACTTGCTTTAACTTATGCAGAAATTCCTTACGAGGTTATTTACGATGAAGAAATTATAGAAGGCAAATTACCAATGTACGATTGGCTACACTTACATCATGAAGACTTTACAGGTCAGTACGGAAAATTTTGGAGTGCTTATAAAAATGCAGATTGGTATATCAATCAGGTGAACGAGTACGAAACAAGAGCTAAGAACTTGGGATTTATGAAAGTATCACAAGAAAAATTAGCCGTAGCTCAAAAAATTAGAGACTTTGTAATGGGTGGAGGATTTATGTTTGCTATGTGTAGTGCTACAGATTCTTACGACATTGCTTTATCTGCTGCTGGCGTTGATATCTGTGCTCAAATGTTTGATGGAGATGGTGCAGATCCAAATGCACAAGCTAAATTAAATTACGATAACTGTTTTGCGTTTGAAAACTTTAAATTGAGTAATAATCCTTGGGAATATGAATATTCAAACATAGATATAAATCCAAGTGGAAGAGACCAAAGTTCAGACTATTTTAGTTTGTTTGATTTTTCTGCAAAATGGGATCAAGTGCCTGCTATGCTCACACAAAATCACGAAAGAGTAATTAAAGGTTTTATGGGGCAAACCACTGCTTTTAATGATAATATTATCAAAAAAGATGTACTGATAATGGGAGAGAATAGAAGCAAACAAGAAGCCAAATATATACATGGAACTTTTGGTAATGGAACTTGGACTTTTTATGGTGGTCATGATCCAGAAGATTATCAACATAGAGTAGGTGATCCACCAACTGACTTAAATTTACATCCAAACTCACCAGGTTATCGATTGATTTTAAATAATATATTATTTCCAGCAGCTAAAAAGAAGAAACAAAAAACATAA
- a CDS encoding DUF1569 domain-containing protein encodes MKSIYEQQTTDDLLNRINQLNNTSQASWGKMNAAQMLAHCNATYKVLNDNYPKPNAIKKLFLKLFVKNIVVSDKPYKKNSPTSPDFIISDEREFEKEKTNLIQNIITTQKLGTSYFEGKASPGFGVLTAKEWSNLFYKHLDHHLAQFGV; translated from the coding sequence ATGAAAAGCATCTATGAACAACAAACTACCGATGATTTACTCAACAGAATTAATCAATTAAATAATACAAGTCAAGCTAGTTGGGGAAAAATGAATGCAGCACAAATGCTAGCACATTGTAATGCTACTTATAAAGTACTTAACGACAATTATCCAAAACCTAATGCCATTAAAAAATTATTTCTAAAATTATTTGTAAAAAATATTGTGGTAAGTGATAAACCATATAAGAAAAATTCGCCAACATCTCCAGACTTTATAATTAGCGATGAAAGAGAATTTGAAAAAGAAAAAACTAACTTAATTCAAAATATCATTACTACACAAAAATTAGGTACTAGTTATTTTGAAGGAAAAGCATCTCCAGGTTTTGGTGTACTTACTGCTAAAGAATGGAGTAATTTATTTTATAAACACTTAGACCATCACTTAGCACAGTTTGGCGTATAA
- a CDS encoding DUF2236 domain-containing protein, translated as MFKNKILEKIKQLDPANDHWQIVRLSAMYEFPWDFNRALELALYKTYAVPSISKILFGTKQLNKHSQKRYDDTDLLISEIIENGLQSERGKQALQRMNWIHSHYNITNEDYLFVLSTFIFDSGRWIDKYAYRKLTKNERIAGFKVWKEIGEAMNIKNIPETIDAFEAFNKQYEKEKFVYSENNKKVALATENLMLSWFLPKFMFEIARPFLHAVMDKQLLQAFGLDEPNFLIQFLVRQTLRTRSKIASILPNQKGVHRTQEKHRHYKNTYQLKDLGPNKLKSQCPYHAVIQAIKT; from the coding sequence TTGTTTAAGAACAAGATATTAGAAAAAATAAAACAATTAGATCCAGCAAATGATCACTGGCAAATAGTTCGTTTGTCTGCAATGTATGAGTTTCCTTGGGATTTTAATCGTGCCTTAGAATTAGCATTATACAAAACTTATGCAGTTCCTAGCATTAGCAAAATTTTGTTTGGCACAAAGCAACTCAACAAGCATTCACAAAAAAGATATGACGACACAGACTTACTTATTAGTGAAATTATAGAAAATGGTTTACAGTCTGAAAGAGGAAAACAAGCACTACAAAGAATGAATTGGATTCATAGTCATTACAACATTACCAACGAAGATTATTTATTTGTTTTATCTACATTTATTTTTGATTCTGGAAGATGGATTGACAAATATGCTTATAGAAAGTTAACTAAAAATGAACGCATTGCTGGCTTTAAAGTGTGGAAAGAAATTGGAGAAGCCATGAACATAAAAAATATTCCAGAAACTATTGATGCTTTTGAAGCATTTAACAAACAATATGAAAAAGAGAAATTTGTTTATAGTGAAAACAATAAAAAAGTAGCACTCGCAACAGAAAACTTAATGCTCAGTTGGTTTTTACCAAAGTTTATGTTTGAGATAGCACGACCTTTTTTACATGCAGTAATGGACAAACAATTACTACAAGCATTTGGCTTAGACGAACCTAATTTTTTAATTCAGTTTTTAGTTCGTCAGACATTAAGAACAAGAAGTAAAATTGCGAGTATATTACCTAATCAAAAAGGCGTACATCGTACACAAGAAAAACACAGACATTATAAAAACACATATCAATTAAAAGATTTAGGACCAAACAAACTTAAAAGTCAATGTCCATATCATGCAGTAATACAGGCGATAAAAACCTAG
- a CDS encoding threonylcarbamoyl-AMP synthase: MADIGKDIALAKQILEQGKVVAIPTETVYGLAANALDEQAVASIFAIKERPSFDPLIVHVTSLDTIKKYSLNIPEKIQALIEHFSPGPITYLLPKKEIIPNIVTSGLDTVGLRIPAHPTTIALLEQLDFPLAAPSANPFGYISPTTPEHVNEQLGRKIDYILDGGQSTIGIESTIVGIDDNDEIVIHRLGGISIEAIEKVVGKIALNINHASNPKAPGQLLQHYAPKKPFLVGNIAELIEKNQHKKIGVLSFGNIDYKNIELNLNLSTNSDLTEAACNLFTYMRQLDQAAIDVIITDFVPNIDLGKAINDRITRAKY, encoded by the coding sequence ATGGCTGATATTGGAAAAGATATTGCTTTAGCCAAACAAATTTTAGAACAAGGTAAAGTTGTTGCCATTCCTACCGAAACTGTTTATGGCTTGGCTGCGAATGCTTTAGATGAACAAGCTGTTGCTAGTATTTTTGCGATAAAAGAACGACCAAGTTTTGATCCTTTAATTGTTCATGTTACTTCTTTAGATACGATAAAAAAATATAGTTTAAATATTCCTGAAAAAATTCAAGCATTAATAGAACACTTTTCTCCAGGACCAATTACTTATTTATTGCCTAAAAAAGAAATTATTCCAAATATTGTTACTTCTGGCTTAGATACTGTTGGACTAAGAATTCCTGCTCATCCTACAACTATTGCTTTGCTAGAACAATTAGATTTTCCTTTAGCAGCACCAAGTGCTAATCCGTTTGGTTACATTTCACCTACTACACCAGAACATGTTAATGAACAATTAGGTCGTAAAATTGATTATATTTTAGATGGTGGACAAAGTACTATTGGTATAGAATCGACTATTGTTGGCATTGATGATAATGATGAAATTGTAATCCATCGACTTGGTGGAATTAGTATAGAAGCGATAGAAAAAGTAGTAGGAAAAATAGCACTGAATATTAATCATGCATCTAATCCAAAAGCACCAGGACAATTGCTACAACACTATGCACCTAAAAAACCTTTTTTAGTTGGCAATATTGCTGAGTTGATAGAAAAAAATCAACATAAAAAAATTGGTGTATTGAGTTTTGGAAATATTGATTATAAAAATATAGAATTGAATTTAAATTTATCAACTAATTCAGATTTAACCGAAGCTGCTTGTAATTTATTTACTTATATGCGACAATTAGACCAAGCAGCGATAGATGTTATTATAACTGATTTTGTTCCAAATATTGATTTAGGAAAAGCAATTAATGACAGAATTACCAGAGCTAAATACTAG
- a CDS encoding PDZ domain-containing protein, with amino-acid sequence MKLKFTIVLLFILSTIVSFGKDQGYLGVMVTNYDANNLQGALIKNIFDDGAAKHSDLKENDIIVELNNATINSKDELIATLKKYAWGDKVKIAYIRDGVTYNTSMHLGYKAMTKTYDIQRKIINNQENWFFHDDNTVVVVDDNNAPVSISKQENNCNIDTWLVDEDYHSDELPQCYLDLDDKMHAITRIKEDQARRNVKINNITYIKNIKEKTPIEETNKVDELLLNTFSISPNPSSGLFTLNIQSATTLPITVYMFDITGKIIFEEYLGNYNGSYIKSYDKTDLAKGTYLIQVRQGQQVRSKKIILQ; translated from the coding sequence ATGAAATTGAAATTTACAATAGTTCTGCTTTTTATATTAAGTACCATAGTATCGTTTGGTAAAGACCAAGGTTATTTAGGTGTTATGGTTACTAATTATGATGCTAATAACCTGCAAGGTGCTTTAATAAAAAATATTTTTGATGATGGTGCTGCTAAGCATTCTGACTTAAAAGAAAATGATATTATTGTTGAGTTGAATAATGCTACGATTAATTCTAAAGATGAATTAATTGCTACACTAAAAAAATATGCTTGGGGCGACAAAGTAAAAATTGCTTACATACGAGATGGTGTAACTTATAACACGAGTATGCATTTAGGTTATAAAGCAATGACTAAAACTTATGATATTCAGAGAAAAATTATTAACAATCAAGAGAACTGGTTTTTTCATGATGATAATACGGTAGTAGTAGTAGATGATAATAATGCACCTGTTTCCATTTCAAAACAAGAAAATAATTGTAATATAGATACTTGGTTGGTAGATGAAGATTATCATAGCGACGAATTACCACAATGCTATTTAGATTTAGATGATAAAATGCATGCAATTACTAGAATTAAAGAAGACCAAGCTAGAAGAAATGTAAAAATAAATAACATTACTTATATTAAAAATATAAAAGAGAAAACGCCAATTGAAGAAACAAATAAAGTAGACGAATTATTGCTAAACACATTTAGTATAAGTCCAAATCCAAGTAGTGGTTTATTTACTTTAAATATACAAAGTGCTACAACACTACCTATTACTGTTTATATGTTTGATATAACTGGAAAAATTATATTTGAAGAATATCTAGGTAATTACAATGGAAGCTATATCAAATCATACGATAAAACTGATTTAGCAAAAGGTACTTATTTAATACAAGTAAGACAAGGACAACAGGTGAGAAGCAAGAAAATTATTTTGCAATAA
- a CDS encoding DUF3347 domain-containing protein, with amino-acid sequence MVMIVLLSSNACNAQIKHTKSTTVKIYGNCEMCEKTIEKAGNEKKVAQVDWNKDTKLATITFDSTKTNTNAILKKIALAGYDSDEFLAPEDAYANLPECCQYERVKKVKNSMTATTMNHDMHEEDMMKEDMKEEMKSNATNTDEEKQTKEEVNQLNSVFNNYFELKDAFVQSDASIVTNTAKKLNATIKAVNMNKLSMDEHMAWMKVVDKITTTTEQISKSNDIEKQRTYFNDLSENIYALIKVAETTTPVYYQHCPMYNDGANWLSKENAIKNPYYGNKMLSCGKTIEVIE; translated from the coding sequence ATGGTGATGATAGTATTATTATCATCAAATGCATGTAATGCACAAATTAAGCACACTAAATCAACAACAGTAAAAATATATGGCAATTGCGAAATGTGCGAAAAAACCATAGAAAAAGCAGGAAATGAAAAAAAAGTAGCTCAAGTTGACTGGAACAAAGACACTAAATTGGCTACCATTACTTTCGACTCAACCAAAACAAATACCAATGCAATACTTAAAAAAATTGCTTTAGCAGGTTACGATAGTGATGAATTTCTTGCACCAGAGGATGCTTATGCTAATCTACCAGAATGTTGTCAATATGAGCGAGTAAAAAAAGTAAAAAACAGTATGACTGCAACAACAATGAATCATGATATGCATGAGGAAGACATGATGAAAGAAGATATGAAAGAGGAAATGAAAAGTAATGCTACGAATACTGATGAAGAGAAGCAAACGAAAGAAGAAGTCAATCAACTGAACTCAGTTTTCAATAATTACTTTGAACTTAAAGATGCCTTTGTACAATCAGATGCAAGTATAGTTACCAATACAGCTAAAAAATTAAACGCAACGATTAAAGCAGTCAATATGAATAAATTATCTATGGATGAACATATGGCATGGATGAAAGTAGTAGATAAAATTACAACGACAACAGAACAGATAAGTAAATCAAATGACATTGAAAAACAGAGAACTTATTTCAATGATTTATCTGAAAATATCTACGCTTTAATTAAAGTTGCTGAAACAACAACACCTGTTTATTACCAACATTGTCCAATGTATAATGATGGTGCCAATTGGTTAAGTAAGGAAAATGCTATTAAAAATCCTTATTATGGAAACAAAATGCTTTCATGTGGTAAAACCATAGAAGTAATTGAATAA